One genomic window of Polyangium aurulentum includes the following:
- a CDS encoding sensor histidine kinase: MSDSPSEPSLAELVAVMAHDLNNPLAALVTNLSFIEGTVAPKDGGDLAEALGDAQMLCDMLRRLVGNLDLIARREALSGGASILDLGHLLRQAAERLQKQASAAEIELSVDPAPPLGEILVQCDRELLGRAIDNLIAYGLEQAPSRSRITVTAARDERGGRVVIEHRRKPQIAQMTEAPPPMTRAEQRRRTQALYGRGAALLCARIAADLIGGKLEVTTDTGPVARLVLIAPPAEP, translated from the coding sequence ATGTCCGACTCGCCGTCAGAACCCAGCCTGGCCGAGCTCGTCGCCGTGATGGCGCACGACCTCAACAATCCCCTCGCGGCGCTGGTCACGAACCTGAGCTTCATCGAGGGCACGGTCGCCCCGAAAGACGGCGGCGACCTCGCCGAGGCGCTCGGCGACGCGCAGATGCTCTGCGACATGCTGCGGCGGCTCGTCGGCAACCTCGACCTCATCGCGCGGCGCGAGGCGCTGTCGGGCGGGGCGTCGATCCTCGACCTCGGGCACCTGTTGCGACAGGCGGCCGAGCGGCTGCAGAAGCAGGCATCCGCGGCGGAGATCGAGCTTTCGGTGGATCCGGCCCCGCCGCTCGGCGAGATCCTGGTCCAGTGCGACCGCGAGCTGCTCGGGCGCGCGATCGACAACCTCATCGCCTACGGCCTCGAGCAGGCGCCCTCACGGTCGCGGATCACGGTGACGGCGGCGCGCGACGAGCGGGGCGGGCGCGTCGTGATCGAGCACCGCAGAAAGCCCCAGATCGCGCAGATGACCGAGGCGCCGCCGCCGATGACGCGGGCCGAGCAGAGGCGCCGCACCCAGGCGCTCTACGGGCGAGGCGCGGCCCTTCTGTGCGCGCGGATCGCGGCCGACCTCATCGGGGGCAAGCTCGAGGTCACGACCGACACGGGGCCCGTCGCTCGGCTCGTTCTGATCGCGCCCCCGGCAGAGCCGTGA
- a CDS encoding prepilin peptidase, with protein sequence MLLLGDLPLELLYGFALFFGLIWGSFLNVVIHRVPRGMSVVRPSSRCPACNTPIRAWDNVPVLGYVLLRGRARCCGVKVSPRYPLVEAIGGLMSVAIMHVLIVPMHPATSLARAGAIYVADLALALGLVAAAFIDLEHMILPDSITLGGAVLGVATASFREMTFVDALIGAAVGFAIVWLPFIVIYPRIRGRAGMGLGDAKLLMLAGAWFGWRGAIIVLCAGALQGTLGAIVTLLVRGKIEDPEAVQREREEIRAELEKMSPEERAEVEKELAEDPLAQEAGEGFGQARIAFGPFLVLATLEFLLFGREALGAYLSWIDTAS encoded by the coding sequence GTGCTGCTCCTCGGCGACCTGCCCCTCGAGCTGCTCTACGGGTTTGCCCTGTTCTTCGGGCTGATCTGGGGCAGCTTCCTCAACGTCGTGATCCACCGCGTCCCGCGCGGCATGAGCGTCGTGCGCCCGTCCTCGCGCTGCCCGGCCTGCAACACGCCGATCCGCGCGTGGGACAACGTGCCCGTGCTCGGCTACGTGCTCCTGCGTGGCCGCGCGCGCTGCTGCGGGGTGAAGGTGTCTCCGCGCTACCCGCTCGTCGAGGCGATCGGGGGCCTCATGTCGGTGGCGATCATGCACGTGCTCATCGTGCCCATGCACCCGGCGACGTCGCTCGCGCGCGCGGGGGCGATCTACGTCGCGGATCTCGCGCTCGCGCTCGGGCTCGTGGCCGCGGCGTTCATCGATCTCGAGCACATGATCCTGCCCGACTCGATCACGCTCGGCGGCGCCGTGCTCGGCGTGGCGACGGCCTCGTTCCGCGAGATGACGTTCGTCGATGCGCTGATCGGCGCCGCCGTGGGCTTCGCGATCGTGTGGCTGCCGTTCATCGTGATCTACCCGCGCATCCGCGGTCGCGCGGGGATGGGCCTCGGCGACGCGAAGCTGCTCATGCTGGCCGGCGCGTGGTTCGGCTGGCGCGGGGCGATCATCGTGCTGTGCGCGGGGGCTTTGCAGGGCACGCTGGGGGCGATCGTGACCTTGCTCGTGCGCGGCAAGATCGAGGATCCCGAGGCCGTGCAGCGCGAGCGCGAGGAGATCCGCGCCGAGCTCGAAAAGATGAGCCCCGAGGAGCGCGCCGAGGTGGAGAAGGAGCTCGCCGAGGACCCGCTCGCCCAGGAAGCCGGCGAGGGTTTCGGCCAGGCGCGGATCGCCTTCGGCCCCTTCCTCGTGCTGGCGACGCTCGAGTTTCTCCTCTTCGGCCGCGAGGCGCTGGGAGCGTACCTGTCATGGATCGACACCGCATCGTGA
- a CDS encoding YbjN domain-containing protein, which yields MDLQTLSGWLERLDYEMKPEGQRTLRVRPRRPESGEGLPPYFMQLGEHWLMLSILPVLSSRTPPSPELPRRLLLLNRDMRIAKFALGEQGEVVLAAELPTESLDFPEFADAAERLVKYFHHYHDYLSSP from the coding sequence ATGGATCTGCAGACGCTCAGCGGCTGGCTCGAGAGGCTCGACTACGAGATGAAGCCCGAGGGCCAGAGGACCCTGCGCGTCCGACCCCGCCGGCCCGAGAGCGGCGAGGGCCTGCCGCCGTACTTCATGCAGCTCGGCGAGCACTGGCTCATGCTCTCGATCCTGCCGGTGCTCTCCTCGCGCACGCCTCCCTCGCCCGAGCTGCCGCGACGCCTGCTCCTGTTGAACCGCGACATGCGCATCGCGAAGTTCGCCTTGGGCGAGCAGGGCGAGGTCGTCCTCGCGGCCGAGCTGCCCACCGAATCGCTCGATTTCCCGGAGTTCGCCGACGCGGCCGAGCGGCTCGTGAAGTACTTCCACCACTATCACGATTACCTCTCGTCGCCGTGA
- a CDS encoding formylglycine-generating enzyme family protein, producing the protein MPAPRISLPALLLCFLPALAGCGGCGRGESSSGTDGVDGGKPVVLSPKGKVLEAAENQVDPDGGSKAVAAASDRVDIPAGKFVAGSTPGDKGRDPVLEPADREVELGGFSIDRYLYPNDPSKPPMTGVSRSRATELCQQAGGRLCTELEWERACKGPEGTAYAGSAAWDPKCAQSPASCASGFGVLGMGAALREWTASDVAPIEDMQPKAAAVRGARGSAVALDHRCAHRTAIDPGASAEDLGFRCCRGAPNAASIPSPAWEQTYRRVELPASELAEMLASVPALSGLDRNIEYFKEPDDVNVVLSRGDAGTAPPNTLLTTSPLLWNPVPGEQILVVAGRAGKDSFVVAFYRLPGDRYRIASTFILKDEKGPIALGYNGYVRRRLSWASCWDCRGESGNVTYRDDNRVVITQK; encoded by the coding sequence ATGCCCGCTCCCCGCATCTCCCTCCCCGCACTGCTCCTTTGCTTCCTGCCGGCCCTCGCCGGTTGCGGCGGTTGTGGGCGCGGTGAGAGCAGCTCCGGCACGGACGGCGTGGACGGCGGCAAGCCGGTCGTCCTGTCGCCCAAGGGCAAGGTCCTCGAGGCGGCCGAGAACCAGGTCGACCCGGACGGGGGCTCGAAGGCCGTGGCTGCGGCCTCCGATCGCGTGGACATTCCCGCCGGCAAGTTCGTCGCGGGCAGCACGCCGGGCGACAAGGGGCGCGATCCGGTGCTCGAGCCGGCCGATCGGGAGGTCGAGCTCGGGGGGTTCTCGATCGACAGATATTTGTACCCCAACGATCCCTCGAAGCCCCCGATGACGGGCGTGAGCCGATCGCGCGCGACCGAGCTTTGCCAGCAGGCGGGGGGGCGGCTGTGCACCGAGCTCGAGTGGGAGCGCGCGTGCAAGGGGCCGGAGGGGACGGCGTACGCGGGCAGCGCGGCGTGGGATCCGAAGTGCGCGCAGAGCCCGGCCTCGTGCGCCTCGGGCTTCGGCGTGCTCGGCATGGGCGCGGCGCTGCGCGAGTGGACCGCGAGCGACGTGGCGCCCATCGAGGACATGCAGCCGAAGGCGGCGGCCGTGCGCGGCGCGCGGGGGAGCGCGGTCGCCCTCGATCATCGCTGCGCGCACCGGACCGCGATCGATCCCGGGGCCTCGGCCGAGGACCTCGGCTTTCGCTGCTGCCGGGGCGCGCCGAACGCGGCGTCGATCCCTTCGCCTGCGTGGGAGCAGACCTACCGGCGCGTGGAGCTGCCGGCGTCGGAGCTGGCGGAGATGCTGGCCTCGGTGCCGGCGTTGTCAGGGCTCGATCGGAACATCGAGTACTTCAAGGAGCCCGACGACGTGAACGTGGTCCTGTCGCGCGGCGACGCGGGCACGGCGCCACCGAACACGCTGCTCACGACCTCGCCCCTCTTGTGGAACCCGGTTCCTGGCGAGCAGATCCTCGTGGTCGCGGGCCGGGCGGGCAAGGATTCGTTCGTCGTGGCCTTTTATCGGCTCCCGGGCGATCGTTATCGCATTGCCTCGACGTTCATCCTGAAGGACGAAAAAGGCCCCATCGCGCTCGGATACAACGGCTACGTGCGGCGCCGCCTGTCGTGGGCGAGCTGCTGGGATTGCCGCGGCGAATCGGGGAACGTGACCTATCGCGACGACAATCGGGTGGTGATCACCCAGAAGTAA